Proteins encoded in a region of the Zea mays cultivar B73 chromosome 4, Zm-B73-REFERENCE-NAM-5.0, whole genome shotgun sequence genome:
- the LOC103654043 gene encoding protein FAM32A-like → MLEYQSVVGGRLQLKGKALNVKDGGVKKKKKYQREESSQTEFDKNGDERNPHSDYNYLTPAERSYMEQKQKIDMKKMAKVANKSYKDRMQDFNQYLANLSEHYDISKVGPG, encoded by the coding sequence ATGTTGGAATACCAAAGCGTCGTTGGAGGACGGCTGCAGCTGAAGGGTAAAGCGCTGAACGTGAAGGATGGTGGagtaaagaaaaagaagaagtaccAGCGTGAGGAGTCGTCTCAGACTGAATTTGATAAGAATGGAGACGAAAGGAACCCACATTCTGACTATAACTATCTCACACCAGCAGAGCGCAGCTACATGGAACAGAAGCAGAAGATCGACATGAAGAAGATGGCTAAAGTCGCAAACAAGTCGTACAAGGACCGCATGCAGGACTTCAACCAGTACCTGGCTAACCTCAGCGAGCACTATGACATCTCCAAAGTTGGTCCTGGCTAA